One segment of Marvinbryantia formatexigens DSM 14469 DNA contains the following:
- a CDS encoding DNA-directed RNA polymerase subunit beta — MEKNRIRPIKNGNSFRMSYSRQKEVLEMPNLIEVQKDSYQWFLDEGLKEVFDDISPIRDYGEKLSLEFVDFKLCEDDVKYSIEECKERDATYAAPLKVKVRLHNKETDEINEHEIFMGDLPLMTETGTFVINGAERVIVSQLVRSPGIYYGIAHDKIGKRLFSCTVIPNRGAWLEYETDSNDIFYVRVDRTRKVPITVLVRALGISTNAEILELFGEEPKIVATLAKDTATNYQEGLLELYKKIRPGEPLAVESAESLIMAMFFDPRRYDLAKVGRYKFNKKLLLRNRIAGHVLAEDVIDPSTGEILAEAGTKATRELADTIQNAAVPFVWVQTEERNVKVLSSMMVDITNYVDIDPQEVGVTELVYYPALKSILEENSDIEDIKEAIRRDIHDLIPKHITKEDILASINYNIHLEYGIGTDDDIDHLGNRRIRSVGELLQNQYRIGLSRLERVVRERMTTQDLEGISPQSLINIKPVTAAVKEFFGSSQLSQFMDQNNPLGELTHKRRLSALGPGGLSRDRAGFEVRDVHYSHYGRMCPIETPEGPNIGLINSLASYARINQYGFIEAPYRVIDKSDPKNPRVTDEVVYMTADEEDNYHVAQANEALDEEGHFIRKTVSGRYREETQEYDRAMFDYMDVSPKMVFSVATALIPFLQNDDANRALMGSNMQRQAVPLLTTEAPVVGTGMETKTAVDSGVCVVAKHAGTVERVTSKDIVIRTDDGKRDEYHLTKFLRSNQSNCYNQKPIVFKGNRVQEGQVIADGPSTSNGEIALGKNPLIGFMTWEGYNYEDAVLLSERLVMDDVYTSVHIEEYEAEARDTKLGPEEITRDVPGVGDDALKDLDERGIIRVGAEVRAGDILVGKVTPKGETELTAEERLLRAIFGEKAREVRDTSLKVPHGEYGIVVDAKVFTREAGDELAPGVNQAVRIYIAQKRKISVGDKMAGRHGNKGVVSRVLPVEDMPFLPNGRPLDIVLNPLGVPSRMNIGQVLEIHLSLAAKALGFNVSTPIFDGANENDIMDTLDLANDYVNLEWEEFKAKHEEELLPEVLDYLYENRDHRKLWKGVPISRDGKVRLRDGRTGEYFDSPVTIGHMHYLKLHHLVDDKIHARSTGPYSLITQQPLGGKAQFGGQRFGEMEVWALEAYGASYTLQEILTVKSDDIIGRVKTYEAIIKGENIPEPGIPESFKVLLKELQSLGLDVRVLGENQKEVEIKETVEYGETDIRSVIEGDRGYRRDDDAPLGDYGYSEQELDGDELVDVEEEPDDDEFYGDFDDSYVDENE; from the coding sequence ATGGAGAAAAACAGGATACGTCCTATCAAAAACGGCAACAGTTTCCGGATGAGCTACTCCAGGCAGAAAGAGGTATTGGAGATGCCGAACCTCATCGAGGTACAGAAGGATTCCTACCAGTGGTTTCTGGACGAAGGGCTGAAGGAAGTTTTCGATGACATCTCGCCGATTCGTGACTACGGTGAAAAGCTGAGTCTGGAGTTTGTGGATTTCAAGCTTTGTGAGGATGATGTGAAGTATTCGATTGAAGAGTGCAAGGAACGGGATGCGACGTACGCTGCGCCGCTGAAGGTCAAGGTACGGCTTCACAACAAAGAGACAGATGAGATTAACGAGCACGAGATTTTTATGGGAGACCTGCCATTGATGACGGAGACGGGCACCTTTGTCATCAACGGTGCGGAGCGTGTTATTGTCAGCCAGCTTGTCCGCTCTCCGGGCATCTACTATGGGATCGCCCATGATAAAATCGGAAAAAGACTGTTTTCCTGTACCGTTATTCCGAACCGCGGTGCATGGCTGGAATATGAGACGGACTCCAACGACATTTTCTATGTGCGTGTAGACAGAACGCGAAAGGTTCCCATCACCGTTCTGGTGCGTGCGCTCGGCATCAGCACCAATGCGGAGATTCTGGAGCTGTTTGGCGAGGAGCCGAAGATCGTGGCGACGCTGGCGAAGGATACGGCGACCAACTACCAGGAGGGTCTGCTGGAGCTGTACAAAAAGATCCGTCCGGGCGAACCGCTTGCCGTGGAGAGCGCAGAGAGCCTCATCATGGCGATGTTCTTCGACCCGCGCAGATATGACCTGGCAAAGGTCGGACGCTACAAATTCAATAAAAAGCTGCTGCTGCGCAACCGTATCGCCGGACATGTGCTGGCGGAGGATGTAATCGACCCGTCCACTGGCGAGATCCTGGCGGAGGCAGGCACGAAGGCGACGCGCGAGCTGGCGGATACCATCCAGAACGCAGCCGTTCCGTTTGTGTGGGTGCAGACGGAGGAGCGCAACGTAAAGGTGCTTTCCAGCATGATGGTGGATATCACAAATTATGTGGATATCGACCCGCAGGAGGTAGGCGTTACGGAATTAGTATATTATCCGGCGCTGAAATCTATACTGGAAGAAAATAGCGATATCGAGGATATCAAAGAGGCGATCCGCCGCGATATCCACGATCTGATTCCGAAGCATATTACAAAGGAAGACATCCTTGCTTCCATTAACTATAATATTCATCTGGAATACGGCATCGGTACCGACGATGATATCGACCATCTTGGAAACCGCCGTATCCGTTCCGTCGGCGAGCTGCTGCAGAATCAGTACCGCATCGGTCTTTCCAGACTGGAGCGTGTTGTCCGCGAGCGTATGACTACGCAGGACCTGGAGGGGATTTCCCCGCAGTCGCTGATCAATATCAAGCCGGTGACGGCGGCGGTGAAGGAATTCTTCGGTTCCTCCCAGCTGTCCCAGTTCATGGACCAGAACAACCCGCTCGGCGAGCTGACGCACAAGAGACGTCTCTCCGCCCTGGGACCTGGCGGTCTGTCACGGGACAGAGCCGGATTCGAGGTCCGCGACGTACATTACTCCCATTACGGAAGAATGTGCCCGATTGAGACGCCGGAAGGTCCGAACATCGGTCTGATCAACTCACTGGCGTCCTACGCAAGAATCAACCAGTACGGCTTCATTGAGGCGCCGTACCGTGTAATCGATAAATCCGACCCGAAGAATCCGCGCGTCACCGACGAGGTCGTTTACATGACGGCGGACGAAGAGGATAATTACCATGTAGCGCAGGCGAACGAGGCGCTGGACGAGGAAGGTCATTTCATCCGTAAGACCGTATCCGGACGTTACCGCGAGGAGACGCAGGAGTACGACCGCGCAATGTTCGATTACATGGACGTATCCCCGAAGATGGTGTTCTCCGTCGCTACGGCTCTGATTCCGTTCCTGCAGAACGACGACGCAAACCGCGCGCTGATGGGTTCGAACATGCAGCGTCAGGCGGTGCCGCTTCTGACGACCGAAGCTCCGGTAGTTGGTACCGGTATGGAAACAAAGACCGCGGTCGACTCCGGTGTGTGCGTGGTGGCAAAACATGCCGGTACGGTGGAGCGCGTTACTTCAAAAGATATTGTTATCCGGACGGATGACGGAAAGCGCGATGAGTATCATCTCACCAAATTCCTGCGAAGCAACCAGAGCAACTGCTACAACCAGAAGCCGATCGTCTTCAAGGGCAACCGCGTGCAGGAGGGGCAGGTTATCGCAGACGGACCGTCCACCTCAAACGGTGAGATTGCGCTGGGTAAAAACCCGCTCATCGGTTTCATGACCTGGGAGGGTTACAACTACGAGGACGCCGTACTTTTGAGCGAGCGTCTTGTTATGGATGACGTTTATACTTCCGTTCATATTGAAGAATATGAGGCGGAGGCGAGAGATACAAAGCTGGGACCGGAGGAGATTACCAGAGACGTTCCGGGCGTCGGCGACGATGCATTAAAGGACCTCGACGAGAGAGGTATTATCCGCGTCGGTGCGGAGGTTCGTGCGGGCGATATCCTGGTCGGCAAGGTAACGCCGAAAGGCGAGACCGAGCTGACGGCGGAGGAGCGTCTGCTGCGTGCGATCTTCGGTGAGAAAGCGCGCGAGGTGCGTGACACCTCCCTGAAGGTGCCGCACGGTGAGTACGGTATTGTCGTAGATGCGAAGGTATTTACGAGAGAAGCGGGCGACGAGCTGGCTCCGGGCGTAAACCAGGCGGTGCGCATTTACATTGCGCAGAAGAGAAAGATTTCGGTCGGCGATAAGATGGCGGGCCGTCACGGAAACAAGGGTGTTGTTTCCCGTGTGCTTCCGGTGGAGGATATGCCGTTCCTGCCGAACGGACGTCCGCTGGATATCGTGCTGAACCCGCTGGGCGTGCCGTCCCGTATGAATATCGGACAGGTGCTGGAAATCCACTTAAGTCTTGCTGCAAAGGCACTTGGCTTTAACGTTTCCACCCCGATCTTCGACGGCGCGAACGAGAATGATATTATGGATACTCTGGATCTGGCAAATGATTATGTCAATCTGGAGTGGGAAGAATTTAAGGCAAAGCATGAGGAGGAGCTGCTGCCGGAGGTGCTGGATTATCTCTATGAGAACAGAGACCACCGCAAGCTCTGGAAGGGCGTGCCGATTTCCCGCGACGGCAAGGTAAGGCTGCGCGACGGAAGAACAGGCGAATACTTCGACAGCCCGGTTACGATCGGACACATGCATTACCTGAAGCTGCATCATCTGGTGGACGATAAGATCCATGCACGTTCCACCGGTCCGTACTCTCTGATCACGCAGCAGCCGCTGGGCGGTAAAGCGCAGTTCGGCGGACAGCGTTTCGGAGAAATGGAGGTATGGGCGCTGGAGGCATACGGCGCGTCCTATACACTGCAGGAAATTCTGACGGTGAAGTCGGACGACATCATCGGACGTGTAAAGACCTACGAGGCAATCATCAAGGGCGAGAACATCCCGGAGCCGGGTATTCCGGAGTCCTTCAAGGTGCTGTTAAAGGAGCTGCAGTCCCTTGGTCTGGATGTGCGCGTGCTTGGCGAAAACCAGAAGGAAGTAGAAATAAAAGAAACCGTGGAATACGGAGAAACAGACATACGTTCTGTGATAGAAGGAGACAGAGGCTATCGGCGTGACGACGACGCTCCGCTTGGAGACTACGGCTACAGTGAGCAGGAATTGGACGGCGATGAACTGGTAGACGTGGAGGAAGAGCCGGACGACGATGAGTTCTACGGAGATTTCGACGACAGTTATGTAGACGAGAACGAGTAA
- the rpoC gene encoding DNA-directed RNA polymerase subunit beta' — MPETTNNEGYQPMTFDAIKIGLASPDKIREWSHGEVKKPETINYRTLKPEKDGLFCERIFGPSKDWECHCGKYKKIRYKGVVCDRCGVEVTKSSVRRERMGHIELAAPVSHIWYFKGIPSRMGLVLDLSPRTLEKVLYFANYIVLDAGNTNLMKKQVLTEKEYQEAREAYGDGFRVGMGAEAIKELLEEIDVEKEAVELQAALKDSTGQKRARIIKRLEVIEAFRESGNRPEWMILTVIPVIPPDIRPMVQLDGGRFATSDLNDQYRRIINRNNRLKRLLELGAPDIIVRNEKRMLQESVDALIDNGRRGRPVTGPGNRPLKSLSDMLKGKSGRFRQNLLGKRVDYSGRSVIVVGPELKIYQCGLPQEMAIELFKPFVMKELVANGTSHNIKNAKKMVERLEPQVWDVLEKVIKEHPVMLNRAPTLHRLGIQAFEPILVQGKAIKLHPLVCTAFNADFDGDQMAVHVPLSVEAQAECRFLLLSPNNLLKPSDGGPVAVPSQDMVLGIYYLTQERPGAKGEGKFFKSVNEAILAYENGVITLQSKIKVRVTKNVNGEEKTGVIESTLGRFIFNEILPQDLGFVDRSIPENELKLEVDFHVGKKGLKQILEKIINTHGATKTAEALDDIKSMGYKYSTKAAMTVSISDMTVPPEKPELIAKAQDTVDKITRNYKRGLITEEERYKEVVETWKTTDDILTKALLDGLDKYNNIYMMADSGARGSDKQIKQLAGMRGLMADTTGHTIELPIKSNFREGLDVLEYFMSAHGARKGLSDTALRTADSGYLTRRLVDVSQELIIREVDCCEGKDEIPGMYVSAFMDGKEEIEGLQDRITGRVSCETIRDKNGEVIVEANHMITPKRAARIMKDAVTPEGKPYEQVKIRTILTCKSHIGICAKCYGANMATGEAVQVGEAVGIIAAQSIGEPGTQLTMRTFHTGGVAGGDITQGLPRVEELFEARKPKGLAIITEIAGKVEIRDTKKKREIIVTNEETGEAKTYLIPYGSRIKVQDGVVLEAGDVLTEGSVNPHDILKIKGVRAVQDYMLREVQRVYRLQGVEINDKHIEVIVRQMLKKIRVEECGDTELLPGTTVDILDFEEANAKALEEGLRPAEGKEVMLGITKAALATNSFLSAASFQETTKVLTEAAIKGKIDPLVGLKENVIIGKLIPAGTGMKRYRNVHLSTEYQQDEEEIDLTEEEDDDELLDLEDDALDDLEELDGLDESEEPEDEEPEEEEPEEEPEAEEDGEEEPEE, encoded by the coding sequence ATGCCGGAAACAACAAACAATGAAGGGTATCAGCCGATGACGTTCGATGCAATTAAAATCGGACTGGCATCTCCTGATAAAATCAGAGAATGGTCCCACGGCGAGGTAAAAAAGCCGGAAACCATCAACTACAGAACTTTAAAGCCGGAGAAAGACGGGCTGTTCTGTGAGCGCATTTTCGGTCCGAGCAAGGACTGGGAGTGCCACTGCGGAAAATATAAGAAAATCCGCTACAAAGGCGTAGTCTGCGACCGCTGCGGTGTGGAAGTCACCAAATCCAGCGTCCGCAGAGAGCGCATGGGACACATCGAGCTGGCGGCTCCGGTATCCCATATCTGGTACTTCAAGGGCATCCCGTCCCGCATGGGACTGGTGCTCGACCTCTCTCCGCGCACGCTGGAGAAGGTGCTGTACTTTGCCAACTACATCGTTCTGGATGCGGGTAACACCAATCTGATGAAGAAGCAGGTGCTGACCGAGAAGGAATACCAGGAGGCAAGAGAGGCTTACGGAGACGGATTCCGCGTCGGCATGGGCGCGGAGGCTATCAAGGAGCTTCTGGAAGAAATCGATGTGGAGAAAGAGGCGGTGGAGCTGCAGGCGGCTCTGAAGGATTCTACCGGTCAGAAGCGCGCCCGCATCATCAAGCGTCTGGAGGTTATCGAGGCATTCCGCGAATCCGGCAACCGTCCGGAATGGATGATTCTGACAGTCATTCCGGTCATCCCGCCCGATATCCGTCCGATGGTACAGCTGGACGGCGGACGTTTTGCAACGTCTGACCTGAACGACCAGTACCGCCGCATCATCAACCGCAACAACCGTCTGAAAAGACTGCTGGAGCTTGGTGCTCCGGATATCATTGTAAGAAACGAAAAGAGAATGCTGCAGGAATCTGTGGACGCCCTCATTGATAATGGACGCCGTGGACGCCCTGTTACCGGACCGGGCAACCGCCCGCTGAAATCTCTTTCCGATATGCTGAAGGGTAAATCCGGACGTTTCCGTCAGAACCTGCTCGGAAAACGTGTCGATTATTCTGGACGTTCCGTTATCGTAGTCGGACCGGAGCTGAAGATTTACCAGTGTGGTCTGCCGCAGGAAATGGCAATCGAGCTGTTCAAGCCGTTCGTTATGAAGGAGCTGGTGGCAAACGGCACGTCGCATAACATTAAAAATGCAAAGAAGATGGTAGAACGTCTGGAGCCGCAGGTGTGGGATGTCCTGGAAAAGGTCATCAAGGAGCATCCGGTTATGTTAAACCGTGCACCCACACTGCACAGACTTGGTATCCAGGCATTTGAGCCGATTCTGGTACAGGGTAAGGCAATCAAGCTGCATCCGCTTGTCTGCACGGCATTCAATGCCGACTTCGACGGCGACCAGATGGCTGTCCATGTGCCGCTTTCCGTGGAAGCACAGGCGGAGTGCAGATTCCTCCTGCTCTCCCCGAACAACCTGCTGAAGCCGTCCGACGGCGGCCCGGTGGCGGTTCCTTCCCAGGATATGGTCCTCGGTATCTACTACCTCACGCAGGAGAGACCGGGCGCGAAGGGCGAGGGCAAGTTCTTCAAGAGCGTAAATGAGGCGATTCTTGCGTATGAGAACGGCGTCATCACGCTGCAGAGCAAGATTAAGGTCCGCGTGACAAAGAATGTGAACGGCGAGGAAAAGACCGGCGTGATTGAATCCACGCTGGGAAGATTCATCTTCAATGAGATCCTTCCGCAGGACCTGGGCTTTGTAGACCGGAGCATTCCGGAGAATGAGCTGAAGCTGGAGGTGGATTTCCACGTCGGCAAGAAGGGTCTGAAACAGATTCTGGAAAAGATCATCAATACCCACGGGGCGACGAAGACGGCGGAAGCGCTGGATGATATCAAGTCGATGGGTTACAAATACTCGACGAAAGCAGCCATGACGGTATCTATCTCCGATATGACGGTGCCGCCGGAAAAACCGGAGCTGATCGCGAAAGCGCAGGATACGGTGGATAAGATTACGCGCAACTACAAGCGTGGTCTGATCACGGAGGAGGAGCGTTATAAGGAGGTCGTGGAGACCTGGAAGACGACCGATGATATCCTTACAAAAGCGCTGCTGGATGGTCTGGATAAATATAATAACATTTACATGATGGCGGATTCCGGTGCGCGTGGTTCCGATAAGCAGATTAAACAGCTTGCCGGTATGCGTGGTCTGATGGCGGATACGACCGGACACACCATCGAGCTTCCGATTAAGTCGAACTTCCGTGAAGGTCTGGACGTACTGGAATACTTCATGTCGGCGCACGGCGCGCGGAAAGGTCTGTCCGATACGGCGCTGCGTACCGCGGACTCCGGTTATCTGACGAGACGTCTTGTCGACGTTTCCCAGGAGCTGATTATCCGCGAGGTGGACTGCTGCGAGGGCAAGGACGAGATTCCGGGCATGTATGTGAGCGCATTCATGGACGGCAAGGAAGAAATCGAGGGCCTGCAGGATCGTATCACCGGACGTGTCTCCTGCGAGACGATCCGCGATAAGAACGGCGAAGTTATCGTAGAGGCAAACCATATGATTACGCCGAAGAGAGCGGCGCGCATCATGAAGGATGCTGTTACGCCGGAGGGCAAGCCGTATGAGCAGGTGAAAATCCGTACCATCCTTACCTGTAAATCCCATATCGGTATCTGTGCGAAGTGCTATGGCGCGAACATGGCGACCGGTGAAGCGGTGCAGGTGGGTGAAGCTGTCGGAATCATCGCGGCGCAGTCCATCGGTGAGCCGGGTACACAGCTTACGATGCGTACCTTCCATACCGGCGGTGTTGCCGGCGGCGATATCACACAGGGTCTTCCGCGTGTCGAGGAGCTTTTTGAGGCGAGAAAGCCGAAGGGTCTTGCGATTATCACGGAAATCGCCGGAAAGGTGGAAATCCGCGATACCAAGAAGAAGCGTGAAATCATTGTGACGAACGAGGAGACCGGTGAGGCGAAGACTTACCTGATTCCGTACGGTTCCCGTATCAAAGTGCAGGACGGCGTTGTTCTGGAGGCAGGCGACGTGCTGACAGAAGGAAGCGTCAACCCGCACGATATCCTGAAGATTAAGGGCGTGCGCGCCGTGCAGGATTACATGCTGCGTGAGGTACAGCGTGTATACCGCCTGCAGGGTGTGGAAATCAACGATAAGCATATCGAAGTCATTGTGCGCCAGATGCTGAAGAAGATCCGCGTGGAGGAGTGCGGCGATACCGAACTTCTTCCAGGTACAACGGTTGATATCCTTGATTTCGAGGAGGCAAACGCAAAGGCGCTTGAGGAAGGTCTGAGACCGGCGGAGGGCAAAGAGGTAATGCTCGGTATCACAAAAGCTGCTCTGGCAACCAATTCCTTCCTGTCCGCAGCATCCTTCCAGGAGACCACCAAGGTGCTCACGGAGGCGGCTATCAAGGGTAAGATCGATCCGCTTGTAGGTCTGAAGGAGAATGTTATCATCGGTAAGCTGATTCCGGCAGGTACCGGTATGAAGCGCTACCGCAATGTACATCTCAGCACGGAGTACCAGCAGGATGAGGAGGAAATCGACCTGACCGAAGAGGAGGACGATGATGAGCTTCTCGATTTAGAGGACGATGCATTGGACGATCTGGAGGAGCTTGACGGTCTCGATGAATCCGAAGAGCCGGAGGATGAGGAACCGGAGGAAGAAGAGCCGGAGGAAGAACCGGAAGCTGAGGAAGACGGCGAAGAAGAGCCGGAAGAATAA
- a CDS encoding AAA family ATPase, with translation MRKAMPIGVDDFEDLITSGYYYVDKTMFIKELLDLQGKVNLFTRPRRFGKTLNLSMLQHFFEDTGSTEKNEANRKLFCGLQIMTVGEEYTKQMGKYPVISLTLKSAKQNTFESALFKIKEEIAGEFRRHEILLESEKLSEEDRQIFRRIMNRKGAYDEYSGALKFLSECLFKVTGEKTVILLDEYDVPLENAYFSGFYDEMVSFIRSLFESALKTNRFLKFAVITGCLRISRESIFTGLNHLNIISVLDRRYSEHFGFTEQEVLQAMMYYGVEKRFDDMKRWYDGYTFGDTEVYNPWSVIKFLYDLDASIDAFPRPYWINTSSNEIVKEMVKRADREMKGQLEMLLDGKTLDIPVHEEITYGDMYDNGENLWNFLYFTGYLTKKEEYFSEATIFLKVRIPNVEVKTIYQNTILNWFRDNLKKQDFRDLYRAMENRDAGRMSEILNEQLWSTISFYDSAENFYHGFLAGILSQSEQYLVQSNRETGDGRCDLMIKSPSLRGKAFVIELKVSKEIDDLEKDAEIAIRQIHDRGYIKELQAEGYRDITCYGISFFRKDCEVRLDEA, from the coding sequence ATGAGAAAAGCAATGCCAATAGGCGTGGACGATTTTGAAGATCTGATTACAAGCGGCTATTATTATGTGGACAAAACCATGTTTATAAAGGAGCTGCTTGACCTGCAGGGAAAGGTGAATCTGTTTACCCGTCCCCGGCGTTTCGGAAAAACACTGAATCTGAGTATGCTGCAGCATTTTTTTGAGGATACGGGAAGCACAGAGAAGAACGAGGCAAACAGAAAACTGTTTTGTGGGCTGCAGATTATGACTGTCGGTGAAGAATATACAAAGCAGATGGGAAAATATCCGGTCATCAGCCTGACACTGAAATCGGCAAAACAGAATACCTTTGAATCGGCGCTTTTTAAAATAAAGGAAGAGATTGCAGGGGAGTTCAGACGGCACGAGATTCTTTTGGAATCTGAAAAACTGTCGGAGGAAGACAGACAGATATTTCGGAGGATTATGAACCGGAAAGGCGCTTACGATGAATATTCCGGCGCACTGAAATTTCTCAGCGAGTGTCTGTTTAAAGTGACAGGGGAAAAGACGGTTATTTTGCTGGATGAGTACGATGTACCGCTGGAAAATGCTTATTTTTCCGGATTTTATGATGAGATGGTAAGCTTTATACGTTCACTTTTTGAATCAGCGCTGAAGACAAACAGATTCTTGAAGTTTGCTGTAATAACGGGCTGTCTCAGGATTTCCAGGGAGAGTATTTTTACAGGGCTGAATCATCTGAATATCATTTCTGTACTGGACAGAAGATACAGTGAGCATTTTGGCTTTACAGAGCAGGAAGTATTGCAGGCAATGATGTATTATGGGGTGGAAAAGCGTTTTGACGATATGAAAAGGTGGTACGATGGCTATACCTTTGGGGATACAGAGGTGTATAATCCGTGGAGTGTGATAAAGTTCCTCTACGACCTGGATGCCAGTATAGACGCTTTTCCGCGTCCATACTGGATCAACACCAGCTCTAATGAGATTGTTAAAGAAATGGTAAAGAGGGCTGACCGGGAAATGAAGGGTCAGCTGGAGATGCTTCTGGACGGGAAAACGCTGGATATTCCGGTACATGAAGAGATTACTTACGGAGACATGTATGACAATGGGGAGAATCTGTGGAATTTTCTGTATTTTACTGGATATCTCACAAAAAAAGAAGAATATTTCTCAGAGGCTACCATTTTTTTGAAGGTCCGGATTCCGAATGTGGAAGTGAAAACAATCTATCAGAATACAATTCTGAACTGGTTCCGGGATAATTTAAAAAAGCAGGATTTCCGGGATCTGTACCGGGCGATGGAAAACAGAGACGCTGGCAGGATGAGTGAAATTTTAAATGAGCAGTTGTGGTCTACAATCAGTTTTTATGACAGCGCAGAGAATTTTTATCACGGATTTCTTGCGGGAATTTTAAGTCAGAGCGAGCAGTACCTGGTTCAGTCTAACAGAGAAACGGGAGATGGCCGCTGCGATTTGATGATAAAAAGCCCGTCCCTGCGGGGAAAAGCGTTTGTCATTGAATTGAAGGTGTCGAAGGAAATTGATGATTTGGAAAAAGACGCTGAAATTGCCATCCGGCAGATTCATGACAGGGGGTATATAAAAGAACTGCAGGCAGAAGGATACCGTGATATTACCTGTTACGGGATATCCTTTTTCCGGAAGGATTGCGAAGTGCGGCTGGATGAAGCGTAA
- a CDS encoding UDP-N-acetylmuramoyl-L-alanyl-D-glutamate--2,6-diaminopimelate ligase produces MKLTKLLERVEYECVQGNTDIEVTDIVNDSRKVREGCLFFCIKGAVADGHKYAAEVAQKGAGVLVVQDDVQVPGDVTVIKVADSRYAMALIAAAWYGHPAEKLKVIGITGTKGKTTTTYMIKSILEAAGHKVGLIGTIEAIIGDKVIPASNTTPESTTIQKYFAEMAEAGCDCVVMEVSSQGLMLHRTVGFTFEIGIFTNLEPDHIGPAEHENFEDYLRCKAMLFKQCRHGIFNADDAHLEAILEGHTCDVETYGFGEKADFRASEAQLVSKPGYLGIAYHVTGKRNFFVEIDIPGKFSIYNSLAAIAVCDYFGVEEEKMIAALKKAKVKGRIEMIKVSDEFTLMIDYAHNAMSLESLLTTLKEYNPGRLVCVFGCGGNRSRARRFEMGEVSGKYADFTIITSDNPRYEEPEAIIADIETGIAKTDGKYIKITDRKEAIAYAIHHGQPGDVIVLAGKGHEDYQEICGVKHPMDERVLIKEILAEDKA; encoded by the coding sequence ATGAAGCTGACAAAACTTCTAGAAAGAGTGGAGTATGAATGCGTACAGGGCAATACAGATATTGAGGTGACGGATATTGTCAACGATTCGCGAAAGGTGCGGGAAGGCTGCCTGTTTTTCTGCATAAAGGGCGCGGTTGCGGACGGTCATAAATATGCGGCGGAGGTGGCGCAGAAGGGCGCCGGGGTCCTGGTGGTGCAGGACGATGTGCAGGTACCCGGAGACGTTACAGTCATTAAGGTGGCGGACAGCCGCTACGCGATGGCGCTGATAGCGGCGGCGTGGTACGGGCATCCGGCGGAAAAGCTCAAGGTAATCGGCATTACCGGCACCAAGGGAAAGACGACGACCACCTATATGATTAAATCAATTCTGGAGGCTGCCGGGCACAAGGTCGGGCTGATCGGCACGATCGAGGCGATTATCGGAGATAAAGTGATTCCCGCAAGCAATACCACGCCGGAATCGACGACTATCCAGAAATATTTTGCGGAAATGGCGGAGGCAGGCTGCGACTGCGTGGTGATGGAGGTTTCCTCCCAGGGGCTGATGCTGCACCGCACGGTGGGTTTTACCTTTGAAATCGGTATTTTTACGAACCTTGAACCGGACCATATCGGACCTGCGGAGCACGAGAACTTCGAGGACTATCTGCGCTGCAAGGCGATGCTCTTTAAGCAGTGCCGTCACGGTATCTTCAACGCGGATGACGCGCATCTGGAGGCGATTCTGGAGGGGCATACCTGCGATGTGGAGACCTACGGATTCGGGGAAAAGGCGGATTTCCGGGCATCGGAGGCGCAGCTCGTCTCAAAGCCGGGCTATCTTGGCATTGCCTACCATGTGACAGGAAAGCGCAATTTCTTCGTGGAGATTGACATTCCGGGCAAGTTCAGCATTTACAATTCGCTGGCGGCAATCGCCGTCTGCGATTATTTCGGCGTGGAGGAAGAGAAAATGATTGCGGCGCTCAAAAAGGCGAAGGTGAAGGGTCGCATCGAAATGATAAAGGTTTCCGACGAATTTACGCTGATGATTGATTATGCGCACAACGCCATGAGTCTGGAGAGCCTGCTTACCACGCTGAAGGAATACAATCCGGGCAGGCTGGTCTGCGTGTTTGGCTGTGGCGGCAACCGCTCGCGCGCCAGACGCTTTGAAATGGGCGAGGTTTCCGGAAAATATGCGGACTTCACCATCATTACCTCCGACAACCCGCGCTATGAGGAGCCGGAGGCAATCATAGCGGATATCGAGACCGGTATCGCAAAGACCGATGGAAAATACATCAAAATCACTGACCGCAAGGAGGCAATCGCCTACGCGATCCATCACGGGCAGCCGGGCGACGTCATTGTGCTCGCCGGAAAAGGGCATGAGGATTACCAGGAAATCTGCGGCGTGAAGCATCCGATGGATGAACGGGTGCTGATAAAGGAGATATTGGCGGAGGATAAGGCTTGA